A portion of the Paenibacillus hamazuiensis genome contains these proteins:
- a CDS encoding Hsp20/alpha crystallin family protein gives MDHPKALWNAIQNQAGKALGEEFWQEISRLIPNPGPRVDVYQTAEEVVVVIELPGLRSPESIKMSLSERHLLLKGELAFDYPVDEEELILHERFHGKFQRKVLLPSDVELEGVSTGYRQGLLTVRFRKKPMTGARQIPLNSETWET, from the coding sequence ATGGATCATCCCAAGGCGCTATGGAACGCCATCCAAAATCAGGCGGGCAAGGCGCTCGGCGAAGAGTTTTGGCAAGAGATCTCCCGTCTTATTCCGAACCCCGGACCCCGCGTGGACGTTTACCAAACGGCCGAGGAAGTTGTTGTTGTCATAGAGCTGCCTGGGCTGAGATCGCCCGAGTCGATCAAAATGAGCTTGAGCGAGCGGCATCTGCTGCTGAAAGGAGAACTTGCTTTCGATTATCCGGTGGATGAGGAGGAGCTTATCCTGCATGAGCGTTTCCACGGGAAGTTCCAGCGGAAAGTGCTGCTTCCCAGCGATGTCGAGCTCGAGGGGGTTTCCACCGGCTATCGGCAAGGGCTGCTGACCGTTCGTTTCCGCAAAAAACCGATGACCGGCGCACGGCAAATTCCGCTGAACAGCGAAACCTGGGAAACATAA